In Pirellulales bacterium, one genomic interval encodes:
- the larE gene encoding ATP-dependent sacrificial sulfur transferase LarE yields the protein MDATKTTAALSADLRAKHERAVAMLRELGSCAVAFSGGVDSVLVAQLAFEALGERAVAVTGTSDSLAAGELEAAVQLAQQIGIRHEIVRTSEFADANYLANRGDRCYHCKTELYTQLESLLPRLGVRAMVNGANFDDRGDHRPGMMAAGEHAVRSPLLEAGLTKAEVRELTAWYGLPVWDKPATPCLSSRIAYGEEVTSDRVRMIDAAEQFLRSLGLVELRVRYHRGDHARLEVPLGALAQLCEPATRERVVTELKALGFKYISLDLEGFRSGSLNQVLPVESLRMVSRPV from the coding sequence ATGGACGCGACCAAGACCACTGCCGCATTGTCTGCCGACCTGCGTGCCAAGCACGAGCGGGCAGTGGCGATGCTGCGCGAGCTGGGGTCGTGCGCGGTGGCATTTTCGGGGGGCGTCGATAGTGTGCTTGTCGCTCAGCTTGCATTTGAGGCCCTGGGCGAGCGCGCCGTCGCCGTCACCGGCACGAGCGACAGCCTGGCTGCCGGCGAACTGGAAGCCGCCGTGCAACTGGCCCAGCAGATCGGCATCCGGCACGAGATCGTCCGCACGAGCGAGTTCGCCGATGCCAACTATCTCGCGAATCGAGGGGACCGCTGTTACCACTGCAAGACCGAGCTCTACACGCAGCTCGAGTCGCTGCTGCCGCGTTTGGGCGTGCGGGCCATGGTGAACGGGGCGAATTTCGACGACCGCGGCGATCATCGGCCCGGCATGATGGCCGCGGGGGAACACGCGGTGCGTAGTCCCTTGCTCGAGGCCGGACTGACGAAAGCGGAGGTGCGCGAGCTCACCGCCTGGTATGGGCTGCCGGTTTGGGACAAGCCGGCGACCCCCTGTCTGTCGAGCCGCATCGCTTACGGCGAGGAGGTTACGTCGGACCGCGTGCGGATGATCGACGCCGCCGAGCAATTCTTGCGTTCGCTGGGGCTGGTGGAACTACGTGTGCGGTACCACCGGGGCGATCATGCCCGGCTGGAAGTGCCGCTAGGAGCGCTCGCGCAACTGTGCGAGCCGGCGACGCGCGAGCGTGTCGTGACCGAATTGAAAGCGCTCGGCTTCAAGTATATTTCGCTCGACCTCGAAGGCTTCCGCTCGGGCAGCCTGAACCAGGTGTTGCCCGTCGAATCGTTGCGCATGGTTTCTCGCCCGGTGTAG